Proteins encoded within one genomic window of Candidatus Binatia bacterium:
- a CDS encoding PorV/PorQ family protein translates to MFVKSRHHMLSAALAAALVLTAGAARAEDETGGAPGSWLSQYVSARTIGLGGAFVGAADDASAVAWNPAGLALLVPNEARFESARLFEDTSINALNFAVPGNKLPCFAVSVISLHSGAFDRTNELNDPLGTFSEGETAYIFSLARAINPRFALGTNVKMIRQTVEDFTGTGIGFDVGAVANVTPNLRVGASVLNVAGPGITLRDTKETYPIEFRGGFSATVLRGRGLLTAEVDQSQGPGVRFRGGSEYWIQPMFALRVGMDDQNPAGGMSYRFAGHYQFDYGVLDHPLGLTHRIGLTYRFGGFFASAKADPQIFSPTGERATTKIDLNARTKGETDSWALELINKSDETVRKFGGKGVPPAHIEWDGKDETGLPLPDGTYRYRLTVTDTQGRVIESHVRAVTISTGGPQGEVPVIPVQ, encoded by the coding sequence ATGTTCGTCAAGTCGCGTCATCACATGCTGAGCGCCGCGCTCGCGGCGGCTCTCGTCCTGACGGCGGGCGCCGCGCGGGCCGAGGACGAGACGGGCGGCGCTCCCGGGTCCTGGTTGTCGCAGTACGTGTCGGCGCGCACGATCGGTCTGGGCGGCGCGTTCGTCGGCGCCGCGGACGATGCGTCCGCCGTCGCCTGGAATCCCGCCGGGCTGGCGCTCCTCGTGCCGAACGAGGCGCGCTTCGAGTCGGCGCGGCTCTTCGAGGACACGTCGATCAACGCGCTCAACTTCGCGGTGCCGGGAAACAAGCTTCCCTGCTTCGCCGTGAGCGTGATCTCGCTCCATTCCGGCGCGTTCGACCGGACCAATGAGCTGAACGACCCGCTCGGCACCTTCAGCGAGGGGGAGACGGCCTACATCTTCTCCCTGGCGCGCGCGATCAACCCGCGCTTCGCGCTGGGCACGAACGTGAAGATGATCCGCCAGACGGTCGAGGACTTCACCGGCACCGGCATCGGCTTCGACGTGGGCGCCGTGGCCAACGTGACGCCGAACCTCCGCGTCGGCGCCTCGGTCCTGAACGTGGCGGGCCCGGGCATCACGCTCCGCGACACGAAGGAGACCTATCCGATCGAGTTCCGGGGCGGCTTCTCGGCCACGGTGCTGCGCGGCCGCGGCCTCCTCACGGCCGAGGTGGACCAGTCGCAGGGACCGGGCGTGCGCTTCCGCGGCGGGTCGGAGTACTGGATCCAGCCGATGTTCGCCCTCCGCGTCGGCATGGACGACCAGAATCCCGCGGGCGGGATGAGCTACCGCTTCGCCGGCCACTACCAGTTCGACTACGGCGTGCTCGACCATCCGCTCGGCCTGACGCACCGGATCGGGCTCACCTACCGGTTCGGCGGCTTCTTCGCGAGCGCCAAGGCCGATCCGCAGATCTTCTCACCGACCGGCGAGCGCGCGACGACCAAGATCGACCTGAACGCGCGCACCAAGGGCGAGACCGACTCGTGGGCGCTGGAGCTGATCAACAAGTCCGACGAAACGGTCCGCAAGTTCGGCGGCAAGGGCGTTCCGCCCGCGCACATCGAGTGGGACGGCAAGGACGAGACCGGCCTCCCGCTTCCGGACGGCACGTACCGCTACCGCCTCACCGTGACCGATACGCAGGGACGCGTGATCGAGAGCCACGTGCGCGCGGTCACCATCTCGACGGGCGGCCCGCAGGGCGAAGTCCCGGTCATTCCGGTTCAGTAA